In one window of Orcinus orca chromosome 17, mOrcOrc1.1, whole genome shotgun sequence DNA:
- the MYC gene encoding myc proto-oncogene protein — protein sequence MPLNVSFANRNYDLDYDSVQPYFYCDEEENFYQQQQQSELQPPAPSEDIWKKFELLPTPPLSPSRRSGLCSPSYVTVASFSPRGDDGGGGGSFSSADQLEMVTELLGGDMVNQSFICDPDDETFIKNIIIQDCMWSGFSAAAKLVSEKLASYQAARKDSGSPSPARGHSGCSTSSLYLQDLSAAASECIDPSVVFPYPLNDSSSPKPCASPDSAAFSPSSDSLLSSAASSPRASPEPLALHEETPPTTSSDSEEEQEDEEEIDVVSVEKRQPPAKRSESGSPSAGGHSKPPHSPLVLKRCHVSTHQHNYAAPPSTRKDCPAAKRAKLDSGRVLKQISNNRKCASPRSSDTEENDKRRTHNVLERQRRNELKRSFFALRDQIPELENNEKAPKVVILKKATTYILSVQAEEQKLISEKDELRKRREQLKLKLEQLRNSCA from the exons ATGCCCCTCAACGTCAGCTTCGCCAACAGGAACTATGACCTCGACTACGACTCGGTGCAGCCTTATTTCTACTGCGACGAGGAGGAGAACTTctaccagcagcagcagcagagcgAGCTGCAGCCGCCTGCGCCCAGCGAGGATATCTGGAAGAAATTCGAGCTGCTGCCCACCCCGCCCCTGTCCCCGAGCCGCCGCTCCGGGCTCTGCTCGCCCTCGTACGTCACGGTCGCGTCCTTCTCCCCCAGGGGAgacgacggcggcggcggcggcagcttcTCCTCGGCAGACCAGCTGGAGATGGTGACCGAGCTGCTGGGAGGAGACATGGTGAACCAGAGCTTCATCTGCGACCCCGACGACGAGACCTTCATCAAAAACATCATCATCCAGGACTGTATGTGGAGCGGCTTCTCGGCCGCCGCCAAGCTCGTCTCGGAGAAGCTGGCCTCTTACCAGGCTGCGCGCAAAGACAGCGGCAGCCCGAGCCCCGCCCGCGGGCACAGCGGCTGCTCCACCTCCAGCTTGTACCTGCAGGACCTGAGCGCCGCCGCCTCCGAGTGCATCGACCCCTCGGTGGTCTTCCCCTACCCGCTCAACGACAGCAGCTCGCCCAAGCCCTGCGCCTCCCCCGACTCCGCCGCCTTCTCGCCGTCTTCGGACTCTCTGCTCTCCTCCGCCGCGTCCTCCCCGCGGGCCAGTCCCGAGCCCCTGGCGCTCCACGAGGAGACACCACCCACCACCAGCAGCGACTCTG agGAAGAACAAGAGGATGAGGAAGAAATTGATGTTGTTTCTGTGGAAAAGAGGCAGCCCCCTGCCAAAAGGTCAGAATCGGGGTCACCCTCTGCCGGAGGCCACAGCAAACCTCCTCACAGCCCGTTGGTCCTTAAGAGGTGCCACGTGTCCACCCATCAGCACAATTATGCAGCGCCCCCCTCCACTAGGAAGGACTGTCCCGCCGCCAAGAGGGCTAAGTTGGACAGTGGCAGGGTCCTGAAACAGATCAGCAACAATCGCAAATGTGCCAGCCCCAGGTCTTCGGACACCGAGGAGAATGATAAGAGGCGGACACACAACGTCTTGGAACGCCAGAGGAGAAACGAGCTGAAACGCAGCTTTTTTGCCCTTCGTGACCAGATCCCGGAgttagaaaacaatgaaaaggcCCCCAAGGTAGTTATCCTTAAAAAAGCCACAACATACATCCTGTCCGTCCAAGCAGAGGAGCAAAAGCTCATTTCAGAAAAAGACGAGTTGCGGAAGAGGCGAGAACAGTTGAAACTCAAACTTGAACAGCTACGGAACTCTTGCGCATAA